The DNA segment GCAAAAAAGCTTCCGAGCGTTATAGCTTTACTTGATATTAAATAACCACCAAGCCATAAACTTGATGAAAGTCCTATAGATCCAATCACTATCATTGTCGGTGAAATCCACCCTTGTCTTTTCGTAAGCCACATGCCCAGATTAAAAGATTGAATAAGCTGATCCATAAATTTTTCAAATTGATATTTTTGTAGATTAAAAGAATTTATTATTCTATTTCCATTAAATGTTTCATAAAAGTTTGTATTTACGCTGCTTCCTATTTCCATTCCTTCATGTGAAACACGTCGGACATGCTTTTTTATGAGGTTTACAGGTAAAAATGAACATAAAAGGATAATTATCGCAAATATTGAAAGTTGCCAGGACATATAAACTAATACTCCGACAAGTGCAATTGATGAGCAAACAGTAGAAGTCAGATCTTTAAGATTAGTTATTATTCCGCTGCACGCACCACTCGGATCGCTTAAAAATCTTGCCATAACGAGTCCTGACGAGTTTTTATCATAAAATGCAGGTTCAAAAAGAAGAAGTTTTTTAAATAGATATTGTTGCAGTCCTATAGTTATTTTTTTACCGGTCCAGTCATTCAAATAGTTATTTAAGTACATTAATACTCCTTGCAAAATACCAATGCCGATTACAGCAAAACCGCCCCAGAAAAAAACAGCTCTGATAAGCTCAGGATGTTTAGTTATTATGTCGAAAAAATATTTAATTCCCAGAGCAGGTGCACCATCTAGAAGCCCTACCGGAATTGCTATTAAAATTCCAAGTATTCCTCTGAATAAATAGGGTTTAACAAAAGGCCACATTCTTTTGTACAAATAGACATAGTCAAAAGATTTATCATTATTAATTTCGCTTAATTTCATTCCTACCTCATAATTTTATTTTTTTCATTTGTTTTAATCTTTGTTTATCTTACCGAAAAAATTAAAGATAATAAACTTTATTTTATTTATACCGCATCAATAATGAATTTGGGATTTAAAAAAATTATTATAATGCGGTATGCGTAAGCAGAGAGCGTTTTTCTGGAAAATCCGGCTTAGCAGGTTTTCTTGAAAATAAACTCGTTTATGTATACTGTCCCTGAATATACTCAAAGAAGGCTTTTTGCACGGATAAAAATTAAAATTTTATCCAGTTATCAGGAACTAAATCTTTATCATCAAATATGTTTAATTTAAACCAATTCTTTGGGGATATTACAATTTTATTATGGTTATGTCCCAGCCAAGCTCCCCACCAGCTGAATGATGAATTGGCTGTTATGTGATGGTTGCATAAGCTCATAAGTCTCAAATCTTCATATCCGGTATTTTCATTATTACCATCAACTGTCGTATAGGATGAATTGATTTTCAGGTGCTTTTTTACCCACTCAATTTCATCAGAAAATAAGAAAAAATGAGGATCTTCAGTATTGCTCTCAATATATTCTATTGCTTTTTGATAATATTCAAGCGAACACAGCCCTAGATTATCCATTGCCCATTGATTTGTGATATAGTCTCCACGTCTGACATGCAAGCTTACAGAGTTAACTGATTTTATATGATTAGAAAACTGTAAATTTTTACCCTGTAAAGGCTCTGTTAGAGTAAATTCTTTTTTTATTATCATTCTAATGTCTTTAAAAAACTTTTCTGACTGAAAAAGTCCTTCCAGAAATACGTTATCAGGCAATTTCATATATTCAGGTATGAATGAAACGCCATCATCAAGTATATAACTTTTGTCAGGCAACATTTTAACAGGTCTATTTTTAAGCTTATACTTTATAAAGCTTAAAATCTCATTATGCTTGGGCTTTAACTTCTTTAATAATTTAATTTCGTCTTCTGTCGCTATGTTTTCAATAATATCAAAATGGTTAAGCTCGTAATCTCTGTGATAATTGGTATAATAAGAAAGATCAAGTTTCAAGTCGGTATTATTTATATGTGCA comes from the bacterium genome and includes:
- a CDS encoding alpha-1,2-fucosyltransferase, which translates into the protein MIIAKLRGGLGNQMFIYAFARHLAHINNTDLKLDLSYYTNYHRDYELNHFDIIENIATEDEIKLLKKLKPKHNEILSFIKYKLKNRPVKMLPDKSYILDDGVSFIPEYMKLPDNVFLEGLFQSEKFFKDIRMIIKKEFTLTEPLQGKNLQFSNHIKSVNSVSLHVRRGDYITNQWAMDNLGLCSLEYYQKAIEYIESNTEDPHFFLFSDEIEWVKKHLKINSSYTTVDGNNENTGYEDLRLMSLCNHHITANSSFSWWGAWLGHNHNKIVISPKNWFKLNIFDDKDLVPDNWIKF